In a genomic window of Salegentibacter salegens:
- a CDS encoding IS1595 family transposase, with product MIPSDFRDFFVNSPATVQQEIVASLLSLSLQESEVKDSNEAKAVTCPHCSEKRVRANGKLKGVQRYVCNGCKKNFSETTGKFWYNIKKKEKLNRYLYCLLSGYSIRKSAEETEISIQTSFDWRHKLLTSFSSVSVEEFQGIVESDDLFFAYSEKGGRHLGRKPKMRGEKASKAGISDEKVAVVATCDRSGNKDFKVATRGRISKEDLNRILKGKLDKADVLCSDSHRSYGAFAKANTIAHKKFNTSKGQRTVDKVYHVQNVNNMDMRLRKFMDSFNGVATKYLQNYLNWFLVLEKIKNSTSKMATVTAIAFASNSAWYEYKQQLFNMLIRT from the coding sequence ATGATACCTTCAGATTTCAGGGATTTTTTCGTTAATAGTCCAGCGACTGTTCAACAAGAGATAGTGGCTTCGTTGCTATCATTGTCTTTGCAAGAAAGTGAAGTAAAGGACAGCAACGAGGCAAAAGCAGTTACCTGTCCTCATTGCTCAGAAAAGCGTGTTCGTGCCAATGGCAAGCTCAAAGGCGTTCAACGCTATGTTTGCAATGGCTGTAAGAAGAATTTCAGTGAGACCACAGGTAAGTTTTGGTATAATATAAAAAAGAAAGAGAAGTTAAATCGGTATTTATACTGTTTGTTGTCGGGCTACAGTATCAGGAAAAGTGCAGAAGAGACGGAGATATCAATTCAAACGTCCTTTGATTGGAGACATAAATTGCTCACGTCATTTTCCAGTGTTTCGGTAGAAGAGTTTCAGGGCATAGTCGAAAGCGATGACCTGTTCTTTGCCTACTCAGAAAAAGGAGGACGTCATTTAGGTAGAAAACCGAAAATGCGAGGAGAAAAAGCAAGCAAAGCAGGCATAAGTGATGAAAAAGTAGCTGTAGTGGCAACTTGTGATAGATCTGGAAACAAAGACTTTAAAGTGGCCACAAGAGGTCGTATCAGTAAAGAGGATCTGAATAGAATACTTAAAGGGAAACTTGATAAAGCTGACGTACTCTGCAGCGACAGCCATAGAAGTTATGGTGCTTTTGCAAAAGCCAACACAATTGCCCATAAAAAGTTCAACACCTCAAAGGGACAGCGAACCGTAGATAAGGTGTACCATGTCCAGAATGTAAACAATATGGATATGAGATTGAGAAAGTTCATGGATTCTTTCAATGGGGTAGCTACAAAATACTTACAGAATTACTTGAATTGGTTCTTGGTACTTGAAAAAATCAAGAACTCAACCAGTAAAATGGCAACAGTTACAGCCATTGCCTTTGCTTCAAATAGCGCATGGTACGAGTACAAACAACAACTATTCAATATGCTAATTAGAACTTAG
- a CDS encoding Gfo/Idh/MocA family protein, with the protein MKNFALIGASGYIAPRHLKAIKDTNNLLIAALDRFDSVGIMDSFFPDADFFVETERFDRHIEKLKHEQNITPDYFSICTPNYLHDSHIRMALRRGADAICEKPLVLNPWNLDALQNMEEETGQRVWNILQLRLHESIINLKKKVDAAPKDKIFEVDLTYLTSRGNWYYTSWKGDRDKSGGIATNIGVHFYDMLSWVFGDLQRNDVHVQTHDRAAGYLEFKRARVRWFLSINYDVLPEEIKVKGQRTFRSITIEGDELEFSGGFTDLHTKVYQGILDGQGYGLEDARKSIEIVNDIRNAEPIGLKGEYHPFAKKELVSHPFIKGKF; encoded by the coding sequence ATGAAAAATTTTGCACTTATAGGAGCTTCAGGATACATAGCTCCAAGACATCTCAAAGCTATTAAGGATACTAATAATCTATTGATCGCCGCATTAGATAGGTTTGATAGTGTGGGAATAATGGACAGTTTTTTTCCAGATGCTGATTTTTTTGTTGAAACAGAACGTTTTGATCGACATATTGAAAAATTAAAACACGAACAAAATATAACGCCAGACTATTTTAGTATTTGCACTCCCAATTATTTGCATGATTCACATATAAGGATGGCTCTAAGAAGAGGGGCAGATGCCATTTGTGAAAAACCACTGGTTTTAAATCCGTGGAATTTAGATGCCCTGCAAAACATGGAAGAGGAAACCGGTCAAAGAGTGTGGAATATCCTTCAATTAAGGTTGCATGAAAGTATTATTAATTTAAAGAAAAAAGTAGATGCTGCACCCAAGGATAAAATATTTGAGGTAGATCTTACTTATCTCACTTCAAGAGGTAATTGGTATTACACTTCTTGGAAAGGAGATAGGGATAAATCTGGTGGAATAGCAACGAATATTGGAGTTCATTTTTATGATATGCTATCCTGGGTTTTTGGTGACTTACAAAGAAATGATGTACATGTGCAGACTCACGATAGAGCAGCAGGTTACTTAGAATTTAAAAGAGCCCGAGTAAGATGGTTTTTATCTATTAATTATGATGTTCTTCCAGAAGAAATAAAAGTTAAAGGACAACGAACTTTTAGATCAATTACAATTGAAGGGGACGAACTAGAGTTCAGTGGAGGTTTTACAGATTTACATACTAAAGTATATCAGGGTATTTTAGATGGTCAGGGGTACGGATTAGAGGATGCGCGTAAATCAATTGAGATTGTTAATGATATACGAAATGCTGAACCTATTGGGTTAAAAGGAGAATATCATCCTTTTGCTAAGAAAGAGTTAGTAAGTCACCCTTTTATAAAAGGGAAATTTTAA
- a CDS encoding polysaccharide biosynthesis/export family protein, with amino-acid sequence MKLPHFFRLPALGLFCIFLVSSCVSRQEIVYFQGLEEAEAKMEEQSNRSLQIKPNDLLTISVAAEQQDAAIPFNLPVIGVPAGGEQIGLSVNGRQQLQTYLVGKDGNIDFPFLGKTKAEGYSQEEFAANLKEQIKRYVQDPIVNVRVVNFQVSVLGEVTRPGTFDVEDDYFTLPQALGMAGDMTIYGKRDNVLVMREENGRTTHAYLDLGDADVINSPYYHLQQNDVIYVEPNGPQRQSANYNRNAGVYISIASVLVSVAVLLTR; translated from the coding sequence ATGAAATTACCCCATTTCTTTCGATTACCTGCCTTAGGGCTTTTTTGCATTTTTTTGGTTTCTTCCTGTGTTTCCCGCCAGGAAATTGTCTATTTCCAGGGTTTGGAAGAAGCAGAGGCTAAAATGGAAGAACAATCTAATAGGAGTTTACAAATTAAACCAAATGACCTGCTTACCATTAGTGTTGCTGCCGAACAGCAAGATGCGGCTATCCCATTTAACCTTCCAGTTATTGGCGTTCCAGCCGGTGGAGAACAAATTGGATTATCGGTAAATGGCAGGCAGCAACTCCAAACTTACCTGGTAGGAAAAGATGGTAATATAGATTTTCCTTTTTTGGGTAAAACTAAAGCCGAAGGTTATAGCCAGGAAGAATTTGCAGCTAATTTAAAGGAGCAAATTAAAAGATACGTTCAGGATCCCATTGTAAATGTGAGGGTGGTAAACTTCCAGGTAAGTGTATTGGGAGAGGTAACCCGCCCGGGAACTTTTGATGTAGAGGACGATTATTTTACTTTACCCCAGGCCCTGGGAATGGCCGGGGATATGACGATTTACGGTAAACGGGATAATGTACTGGTAATGCGGGAAGAAAATGGCAGAACTACTCATGCCTACCTCGACCTCGGTGATGCCGATGTTATTAATTCGCCGTACTATCATTTACAACAAAATGATGTTATTTACGTAGAGCCCAATGGTCCCCAAAGACAAAGTGCAAATTATAACCGGAATGCCGGGGTTTATATTTCTATCGCCTCCGTTTTAGTTTCAGTTGCCGTACTTTTAACCAGATAA
- a CDS encoding glycosyltransferase family 4 protein yields MNILDQNILLDLFHQHYLFFAAGVFLLAFCLTWYFTPKVLWVSREKNLMKEVNARSSHKTAIPPFGGVAFFLVLVLIISLLQALRTSPTGNHLIIGLTFLFMAGLKDDMVISSARLKFISQLFAAGFIIFSPELRLTSLHGFLGVFEIPAILGYTFNVLIVVALINAYNLIDGIDGLAGIVGVVISLTYALVFYTTGHPYFVLLSLCTAGILGAFLRFNFSRGKRKIFMGDGGSLVMGFMIAFLSLKILVMQPYQPLMKEGYVPENTLLFALAVLFLPIFDTLRVIIIRLKNGKTPFEADRNHMHHVLLDNGLSHKKASFVLGGLNLAVIILFIMLSRDLKSEGMCLAMLGVFIIVAIAFEALKKKAVRRNLRNNANGANERGKENVAMAGE; encoded by the coding sequence ATGAACATTTTAGATCAAAACATTTTGTTAGACCTATTTCATCAGCATTATTTATTTTTTGCTGCTGGCGTGTTCTTACTGGCCTTTTGTCTTACCTGGTATTTTACTCCAAAGGTATTATGGGTAAGCAGGGAAAAGAATCTGATGAAAGAAGTAAATGCTCGTAGTTCCCATAAAACTGCAATTCCTCCTTTTGGTGGCGTAGCCTTTTTCCTGGTGCTGGTGCTAATAATAAGTTTGCTGCAGGCTTTACGCACCTCTCCTACAGGGAATCACCTTATAATAGGGCTTACCTTTTTATTTATGGCTGGCTTAAAAGATGATATGGTGATCTCTTCCGCCAGGTTAAAGTTTATTAGTCAGTTATTTGCCGCAGGTTTTATTATTTTTTCTCCCGAACTGCGACTCACAAGCCTGCATGGGTTTTTAGGAGTTTTTGAAATCCCTGCAATACTGGGGTATACTTTTAACGTTTTAATAGTAGTAGCATTAATAAATGCTTATAACCTTATTGATGGTATTGACGGCCTGGCGGGAATTGTAGGTGTTGTAATTTCCCTTACCTATGCCCTGGTCTTTTATACCACCGGGCATCCTTACTTTGTATTATTAAGTCTATGTACGGCAGGGATTCTTGGTGCTTTTCTAAGGTTTAATTTTTCCCGTGGAAAAAGAAAGATCTTTATGGGAGACGGGGGAAGCCTGGTAATGGGCTTTATGATTGCATTTTTAAGTTTAAAGATTTTAGTAATGCAACCATACCAGCCCCTTATGAAAGAAGGTTATGTGCCAGAAAACACGCTTCTCTTTGCATTAGCTGTTTTGTTTCTGCCCATTTTTGATACTTTAAGAGTAATTATTATTCGATTAAAAAACGGTAAAACCCCTTTTGAAGCCGATCGTAATCATATGCACCACGTGCTTTTGGATAATGGTTTAAGTCATAAAAAAGCCAGTTTTGTCCTTGGCGGATTAAACCTCGCGGTAATAATTTTATTTATCATGTTAAGTAGAGACCTTAAAAGTGAAGGAATGTGCCTGGCGATGTTAGGGGTTTTTATTATTGTAGCAATTGCCTTTGAAGCTTTAAAAAAGAAAGCAGTAAGAAGGAATTTGAGGAATAATGCGAATGGAGCCAATGAACGGGGAAAAGAAAATGTGGCTATGGCCGGAGAGTAG
- a CDS encoding glycosyltransferase family 4 protein — protein MDKKNKEIWFIDQYIGHPKYGNVYRNFYLAEELQKRNIKVRIFSGSYSHLRYNNPIVSGICTTEILDGVEFNWIKIKNYGDGRSIGRVLSFFEFTSKLFFLRKEIGPEVILTPSAPMVPFWLVYFFNKIYWNNKSKIIFEIRDIWPLTLITLGKKKKYHPFIIFLSFTEKVAYKKVDYIVSTLKLSYKHIATITKKRPRFKWIDNGINIPDKTVQVPKEILSLIPTDKFIIGYTGSLGLANAMSYLIEAANLIKHNTKVHFVLVGDGSDKKALMRKAKGLNNITFINKVEKNFIPGILSHFDALYFSYANVPELYKYGVSANKTYEYMISGKPIILSTPKLEYNIIEIAQCGIVIPPENSKSIYRAIHALFLLSPEERADMGKRGKEYIKRNNTFDILGDKLYKVINEVL, from the coding sequence TTGGACAAAAAAAATAAAGAAATTTGGTTTATAGACCAATACATTGGTCATCCTAAGTACGGGAATGTCTACCGTAATTTTTATTTAGCTGAAGAATTGCAGAAGCGCAATATTAAAGTAAGGATTTTTTCTGGATCATATTCTCATTTGAGGTATAACAATCCTATAGTTTCAGGTATTTGTACAACTGAAATTCTTGATGGTGTCGAATTTAACTGGATCAAAATCAAAAATTATGGAGATGGAAGAAGTATCGGTAGAGTTCTTTCTTTTTTTGAATTTACATCAAAATTATTCTTTCTTCGAAAAGAAATAGGACCGGAGGTTATATTAACTCCTTCTGCTCCGATGGTTCCTTTTTGGCTTGTTTATTTTTTTAATAAGATTTACTGGAATAATAAATCTAAAATTATTTTTGAAATAAGAGATATTTGGCCACTTACTTTAATAACCTTAGGAAAGAAGAAAAAATATCATCCTTTTATAATATTTTTATCTTTCACAGAAAAAGTGGCGTATAAGAAAGTTGATTATATAGTTTCTACTCTGAAATTATCTTATAAGCACATAGCTACTATCACAAAGAAAAGACCTAGATTTAAATGGATTGATAATGGTATTAATATTCCAGATAAAACTGTTCAGGTACCTAAAGAAATTTTAAGTTTAATTCCAACCGATAAGTTCATTATTGGCTATACGGGTTCTCTAGGGTTAGCTAATGCAATGTCTTATTTAATAGAAGCCGCCAATTTAATAAAGCACAACACTAAAGTTCATTTTGTCTTAGTGGGAGATGGTTCGGATAAAAAAGCGTTAATGAGAAAAGCGAAGGGATTAAATAATATTACTTTTATAAACAAAGTCGAGAAAAATTTTATCCCGGGAATCCTGAGTCATTTCGATGCACTATATTTTTCTTATGCAAATGTTCCAGAATTATACAAATATGGGGTATCTGCTAATAAAACTTATGAATATATGATTTCGGGGAAACCAATAATACTTTCTACACCAAAATTAGAGTATAATATTATAGAGATTGCTCAATGTGGTATTGTAATTCCACCCGAAAATTCAAAATCGATTTATCGAGCAATTCATGCTTTATTCCTTTTGTCTCCGGAGGAACGAGCAGATATGGGCAAAAGAGGAAAGGAGTATATAAAAAGAAATAATACTTTCGATATCCTGGGAGATAAACTTTATAAAGTAATTAATGAAGTTTTATAA
- a CDS encoding capsule assembly Wzi family protein codes for MIKKLALIGFFSILSFSSYAQWDFDGSVNLNAYLHNGELQRLPFWMVHNQRGRVSEETHLSGWITGRTFNEFRNGNSLEIGAGILYQDGIQDEIFLDEIYAAYNTDWLEAVVGRKQEKELYKGLSATNENMLWSLNARPMPGISLSTNRTIFFTPESAYGFEASWSEYLMGNDRFVKGTRLHHKSINFVYQPNPDFQLKVGVRHFAQWAGDSPESGPQPDGFSDYIKVISGREGGENAVKSDQVNVLGNHLGTYELEIKKRINPELELSFIYNHMFEDGSGSRFANFPDGRYGFFLDFEDDQRLVNGLLYEFFYTRNQSINAGSPHGADNYLNNFLTYHSGFTYERRIIGLPFFTYDEDLDQVVNSKFSAHHLGISGNISNYFVSYPWKLLLSFSHNEGRYGRFYTPNRDILSGLFDIRVLQSFVQLNLQFGVEVSNIAEPLYGAGINLKKEF; via the coding sequence ATGATCAAAAAACTAGCCTTAATAGGCTTTTTTAGTATCCTATCCTTTAGCAGTTATGCGCAATGGGATTTTGACGGTTCTGTAAACCTGAACGCCTATCTTCACAATGGCGAATTACAACGACTCCCTTTTTGGATGGTTCATAATCAGCGAGGCCGGGTTTCGGAAGAAACACATCTTTCCGGATGGATTACAGGAAGAACGTTTAATGAATTCCGTAATGGAAATTCTTTAGAAATTGGCGCGGGTATTTTATATCAGGATGGAATACAAGACGAAATTTTTCTGGATGAAATTTATGCAGCTTATAATACAGACTGGCTGGAAGCGGTAGTGGGGCGCAAGCAGGAAAAAGAACTTTATAAAGGCTTAAGTGCGACCAACGAAAATATGTTATGGTCCCTAAACGCCAGGCCAATGCCGGGGATATCATTATCTACAAACCGTACAATTTTCTTTACACCGGAATCAGCCTATGGTTTTGAAGCCAGCTGGAGTGAGTATTTAATGGGCAACGATCGTTTTGTAAAAGGGACGAGATTGCATCATAAAAGCATCAATTTTGTATACCAACCTAATCCCGATTTTCAGCTTAAAGTAGGAGTGAGGCATTTTGCGCAGTGGGCAGGGGATTCCCCCGAATCAGGACCACAACCCGATGGATTTTCAGATTATATAAAAGTAATCTCTGGAAGAGAAGGGGGAGAAAATGCAGTAAAAAGCGATCAGGTTAATGTGTTGGGTAATCATTTAGGTACTTACGAACTGGAAATTAAGAAAAGAATTAATCCTGAACTTGAATTAAGTTTTATCTATAATCATATGTTTGAGGATGGCTCGGGTAGCCGTTTTGCAAATTTTCCCGATGGCAGATATGGGTTTTTCCTGGATTTTGAAGATGACCAACGACTTGTTAATGGGCTATTATATGAATTTTTCTATACCAGAAACCAAAGTATCAATGCCGGCTCTCCACACGGGGCTGATAATTATCTAAATAATTTTCTAACTTATCATTCCGGCTTTACCTATGAACGCAGAATTATAGGGCTACCTTTTTTTACTTACGATGAAGACTTAGACCAGGTTGTAAACAGTAAATTTAGTGCCCACCATTTAGGAATTTCCGGGAATATTTCTAATTATTTTGTTAGTTATCCCTGGAAATTATTGCTCAGTTTTTCTCATAACGAAGGTAGGTATGGTAGGTTCTATACCCCAAACCGGGATATCTTGTCAGGATTGTTTGATATTAGAGTATTGCAATCTTTTGTCCAATTGAATCTGCAATTTGGGGTTGAAGTTAGCAATATAGCCGAACCTCTTTACGGCGCCGGAATTAATTTAAAAAAGGAATTTTAG
- a CDS encoding universal stress protein produces the protein MNVLVLTDLSKVAKNAGEYAVRFLNEIPVNFYLLNVGVFNKVSGKIDEKKKTQIAINQINERIDELKLISNNSQHLFTANYSEENLINATRRFVEEKKIDLIIMGAPNKRLNHTAIIGNFTNEIIKKIKCNLLAIPENKKFTKPDKLIIPVESSAAFDVSLLSFLNHSHLLLKPAGTLLILGNKTDCKRDDQYPSFLKEKFTIEYSPETKLPGKELMKRVNDEFDLIILMAKNLRVCNHFLNARKDMDFRLSNRLPILILHK, from the coding sequence ATGAATGTCCTTGTGCTTACAGACCTTTCAAAAGTTGCCAAAAACGCTGGAGAATATGCCGTAAGGTTTTTAAATGAAATTCCGGTAAATTTCTACCTGTTAAATGTTGGCGTGTTTAATAAAGTCTCGGGAAAAATTGACGAGAAGAAAAAAACACAGATAGCTATAAATCAAATTAACGAGCGTATTGATGAACTTAAGTTGATTTCTAATAATAGTCAACATTTGTTTACAGCAAATTATTCTGAAGAAAACCTGATAAACGCTACCCGCAGATTTGTTGAAGAAAAAAAGATTGATTTAATAATCATGGGAGCACCAAATAAAAGATTAAACCACACAGCAATTATTGGGAATTTTACTAACGAAATAATTAAAAAGATAAAATGTAATCTTTTAGCAATTCCCGAGAATAAAAAATTTACTAAGCCCGATAAACTAATTATTCCGGTTGAAAGTTCGGCTGCATTCGATGTAAGTTTATTGAGTTTTCTAAATCATTCGCATTTACTACTTAAACCAGCTGGAACCCTTCTTATATTGGGGAATAAAACAGATTGTAAGCGTGATGACCAATATCCCTCTTTTCTAAAAGAAAAATTTACAATAGAGTATTCACCCGAAACCAAACTACCAGGTAAAGAATTAATGAAAAGAGTAAATGATGAATTTGACCTGATTATATTAATGGCCAAAAACCTGAGAGTGTGTAATCATTTTTTAAATGCGAGAAAAGACATGGATTTTCGGCTTAGTAATCGGTTACCAATTTTAATTCTTCATAAATAG
- a CDS encoding hemerythrin domain-containing protein produces the protein MSELNPVLEEHHHALQVCSRIREGLENDVELERIRAYINWFQTNYLEPHFEIEEKYIFPKLGYNVRVKRALANHRRIRKLLSCGCEDEKVLNLLEEELAAHIRFEERILFKEIRNRKELAEIEKQHHSISFSDEPWKDPFWA, from the coding sequence ATTTCTGAATTAAATCCGGTATTAGAGGAACATCATCATGCATTGCAGGTATGTTCCAGGATTCGGGAAGGTTTAGAGAACGATGTTGAACTGGAGCGAATAAGAGCTTATATTAACTGGTTTCAAACAAATTACCTGGAGCCACATTTTGAAATTGAAGAAAAATATATTTTTCCAAAGTTGGGCTATAACGTAAGGGTGAAAAGAGCCCTCGCAAATCACAGGCGCATTAGAAAATTATTAAGTTGTGGTTGTGAAGATGAAAAAGTACTGAATTTACTGGAAGAGGAACTGGCTGCCCATATACGCTTTGAAGAACGCATTCTTTTCAAAGAGATTAGGAATAGAAAAGAGCTGGCAGAAATTGAAAAGCAACATCACAGTATATCTTTTTCAGATGAACCATGGAAAGATCCGTTTTGGGCCTGA
- a CDS encoding GumC family protein, whose product MSQQQHTPIRPQEEEINLREELDKYLKYWPWFVFGVILCVLIGFVYLKYTTAQYSTTASIIIKDEESKGPSSEMAAFADLGLLSGMGASSIENEIGILKSKTLMTQTIKALDLNITYYDEAGVKSRELYNNSPFNIKVLQLDEEKLSRNIKEELGNRFLITPQSKNDFTLKNTETDKTFEGKFGNPVNIGFADITLEKTVIELGDEDEDEDLEVSVQFSPVEAVVRKYREGVQVNLTDKNSSLLVLSLVDPVTEKAQDILDQLILEYNRQAIEDKNLVATNTASFIDERLSIINQELDSVEVGKEEFKESNQLTNIEAESELFIENASDYKKRQQEVGTQLELANAMLDHLKGNRPSDLLPANLGIQEEGVNDMIKEYNTLVLERNRILSASTEENPVVVRLNSQIDQMRGNVLQSLERMRSNLLIAQEDLDRQAAVIGSQISAVPAKERQYRGIERQQNIKEALYLFLLEKREENSLSLAVTAPKAKIVDSAYSDSAPVSPKSKIILLAALILGLLIPFLIIYVKNLLNNKVTDRTDIENATKEIPIVGEIPRIARKENDLISVNDRSVLAEAFRIMVTNLQYLLVGAGDKEKGIKLFVTSTVKGEGKTFIAFNLAITLANMGKKVVIIGADLRNPQLQRYETKARSYSGVSDYLYNADTEIKDIITTAKAHEKLDIIASGHIPPNPSELLRSERMAKLLSELEGLYDYIIVDTAPSMLVADTFLINKYADLTLYVARAGYTEKKLLGFAVDAKNEGKLHDVSFVLNDVELANFGYGNKYGYAYGEEKKSFFKRLKEKAAAL is encoded by the coding sequence ATGTCTCAACAACAACATACCCCTATAAGACCCCAGGAAGAAGAAATTAACTTAAGGGAAGAACTCGATAAATACCTAAAGTACTGGCCCTGGTTTGTTTTCGGAGTAATCTTATGTGTACTTATTGGTTTTGTATACTTAAAATATACCACTGCGCAATACAGTACAACCGCCAGTATAATTATTAAAGATGAAGAAAGCAAAGGTCCTTCTTCAGAAATGGCCGCTTTTGCCGATCTCGGACTTTTAAGCGGAATGGGTGCCAGCAGTATCGAAAATGAAATTGGTATTTTAAAGTCTAAAACTTTAATGACCCAAACCATTAAGGCATTGGATTTAAATATTACCTATTACGATGAAGCAGGCGTAAAATCCCGGGAGCTTTATAATAATTCTCCTTTTAACATAAAGGTTTTGCAATTGGATGAAGAAAAATTAAGTAGGAATATAAAAGAAGAACTGGGAAATCGTTTTTTGATTACTCCCCAATCTAAAAATGATTTTACTTTAAAAAATACCGAAACCGATAAGACTTTTGAGGGAAAATTTGGGAACCCGGTAAATATAGGTTTTGCAGATATCACGCTCGAGAAAACCGTCATTGAGCTTGGAGATGAAGATGAAGATGAAGACCTGGAAGTTAGTGTACAATTTAGTCCGGTAGAAGCTGTAGTAAGAAAATACCGGGAAGGAGTACAGGTCAACCTTACCGATAAAAACTCCAGTCTTTTAGTGTTAAGCCTGGTAGACCCGGTGACTGAAAAAGCACAGGATATATTAGACCAGTTGATCTTAGAATACAACCGGCAGGCGATTGAAGATAAAAATCTGGTAGCTACCAATACCGCTTCTTTTATTGATGAACGTTTGAGTATTATTAACCAGGAATTGGATTCGGTTGAAGTTGGCAAAGAAGAATTTAAAGAATCTAATCAGCTTACTAATATCGAAGCTGAATCAGAATTATTTATAGAAAATGCCAGCGATTATAAGAAGCGCCAACAGGAAGTAGGTACCCAGTTGGAATTGGCCAACGCCATGTTAGATCATTTAAAAGGAAATAGACCATCAGATCTTTTACCGGCAAACCTTGGAATTCAAGAAGAGGGAGTTAATGATATGATCAAAGAGTACAATACCCTGGTTTTAGAAAGAAACAGGATTTTAAGTGCGTCTACCGAAGAAAACCCGGTGGTTGTAAGATTGAATTCCCAAATAGACCAGATGCGGGGCAATGTTTTGCAAAGCCTTGAAAGAATGCGTAGTAATCTTCTTATTGCACAGGAAGACCTGGACAGGCAGGCGGCGGTAATAGGCTCGCAAATTTCTGCAGTGCCGGCAAAAGAAAGACAGTATAGAGGAATCGAGAGACAGCAAAATATTAAAGAAGCGCTGTATTTATTTTTGCTTGAAAAGAGGGAAGAGAATTCCTTATCCCTGGCGGTTACCGCTCCTAAGGCAAAGATTGTAGATAGTGCTTATAGTGATTCCGCTCCGGTTTCACCAAAGTCGAAAATCATTTTACTGGCTGCTTTAATTTTGGGTTTACTTATACCTTTTCTAATTATCTATGTTAAGAATTTATTGAATAATAAAGTCACCGATAGAACTGATATAGAAAACGCGACAAAAGAAATTCCTATTGTTGGGGAAATCCCAAGGATTGCAAGGAAAGAAAATGATCTGATTTCTGTAAATGATAGATCTGTACTTGCGGAAGCTTTTAGGATTATGGTAACCAACCTTCAATACTTATTAGTTGGGGCAGGAGATAAGGAGAAAGGAATTAAATTATTTGTAACCTCTACGGTTAAAGGTGAAGGAAAAACCTTTATTGCATTTAACCTCGCGATCACTTTAGCTAATATGGGTAAAAAGGTAGTAATCATTGGTGCCGATCTAAGAAATCCGCAGCTTCAGCGATACGAGACCAAGGCCCGTTCATATTCTGGGGTTAGTGATTATCTTTATAATGCAGATACCGAAATTAAAGATATCATTACCACAGCAAAAGCCCATGAAAAATTAGATATTATCGCTTCAGGGCATATCCCTCCCAATCCTTCAGAACTACTTAGAAGTGAAAGAATGGCAAAGCTATTAAGTGAATTGGAAGGTCTTTACGATTATATTATTGTAGATACTGCGCCATCAATGCTTGTAGCCGATACCTTTTTAATCAATAAATACGCCGATTTAACGCTTTACGTAGCTCGCGCTGGTTATACAGAAAAGAAACTACTCGGATTTGCCGTAGACGCTAAAAACGAAGGAAAATTACACGATGTAAGTTTTGTACTGAATGATGTAGAGCTTGCTAATTTTGGTTATGGTAATAAATATGGATATGCCTACGGTGAAGAAAAGAAATCGTTCTTTAAAAGGCTTAAGGAGAAAGCGGCGGCTTTGTAA